One window of the Trypanosoma brucei gambiense DAL972 chromosome 3, complete sequence genome contains the following:
- a CDS encoding T. brucei spp.-specific protein, translated as MYYHLHPLFPMHAHTPQREKKIHAHARFLSFCYYCYYYFLYFTLVPPCLYLNPIYTHTCTRTLVLPADLCMCVSSHLQALNQWGVEVEMEENRKSSREVGVGVCVVKHNLLLRYCFVLCFSTSFPPPLLLPFCAATTHKYIHNTQRTHTHTHTHTHTTNQSAKPAIFFQSQSFFLDP; from the coding sequence ATGTATTACCACCTCCATCCCCTCTTCCCTATGCACGCGCACACTccgcaaagggaaaaaaaaatacatgcCCACGCtcggtttctttctttttgttattattgttattattattttctttactttactttggTCCCCCCTTGTTTGTATCTGAACcccatatatacacacacatgcacacgcaCACTTGTGTTACCCGCAGACTTGTGCATGTGCGTGTCGTCACATTTGCAAGCATTGAATCAATGGGGTGTGGAAGTTGAAATggaggaaaacagaaaatcCTCCCGGGAGGTAGGGGtcggtgtgtgtgttgtgaagCATAACTTGCTTCTAcgttattgttttgttttgtgtttttctacctcttttccccctcccctcctccttcctttttgtgcAGCAactacacacaaatacatacacaacacacaacgcacgcacacacacacacacacacacacacacacaaccaaCCAATCAGCCAAACCCGCCATCTTTTTCCAGTCGCAATCCTTCTTCCTTGATCCTTGA
- a CDS encoding UDP-glucose:glycoprotein glucosyltransferase,putative, with product MSCCTLRSNEIRQLIVFIFVASIHCHVLTVEGKGVYVKVVAPWTETPLLQEGCEAVASLTVPVGTQTHDDAPSGFYKCLEDVWLRAEATNRSGGARTMTQKEQYDVLMDIMQSNKHPPHHVAFLTTKLAVRMHSPTVEAHRQLAGRAINRTGGCAAEGRPFALIGNKAFCDEHKLAKELELKGPNGSDATGGKADGETELNADNAMSVIANLDHVHPHLNGPNLVIMYGIVGEGQTMRLLQAVKRHKQTTKLVFRHLPVSGNQWNDMLAVQGYGVSVDIKSTEYRAVDDRIAGESTANLQHKPGRRDVLGAMGSGEEHLLGGFNISLLQRRYPDQSLQLSHFEDAVGKNIEQGVKVDLHSWEKAHIGIAAAQYVMDPSRKPLHALLDVLTNFPNYASLLSRMSFVAAARKDPKFVRELDAIGRSMYHGASHVFLNGCAVTTENINLFYMMEKIEEYERLLDTLSTILVSRSELHSSDDATRNGNTDMTDVVNGLARIQFQGESLSGGSGDTTARVWLPQDAVTWFNDVENNAYLYRLPTTLRSMLRNGAAAPTLPRRNVLHVVCIADPTTYEGMGTIFEVARRAQQPIRFGVVFVDKNWSPEVTLVGKKFDKVAVSDASKATLLVAATVWELMQGEADPAAVSDFLMAMTREMMAKQTITELSVKMITQSVLMQARKRAVDDVVLDPAFITHYEKTQKMVRTLGFSKFPVVLLNGRVHTDISIVLQHGIWEEFAHLQKLVEMGALSDDDDNLYESVLELSGARTRYVAALFENKTFADWSHNSVLSFLHKYPFIYPSTSGMNEVSLVSGVLTLHVPVTAQSLQATLNAVRSLLLCKGADETCGRTRLTFAVCGTSLKTNSRTVVDDLHLLLQHCGVADKSECLNLLQEFLLSTFEHSHPGWQLDDPKKYEHVLKGVKFSDQLQALFRASAEGSTRDQAGKPNQLFLLASEFCREMTGSVSAVHEITPGSVHYYVNGRLFVYDNFTEEDFEVATLEGGHTPKKVWNVLEEATFVGMDPGLEIPGSDQNFYASRIAAVVAALRRDAANNDRREEQKTRLPVSPGPLSFVVGATEKRVPRHRLTVVVDPVARASQQLVSLCNYISQLSIGAVCTVYLNPSLTVGNTIRNYYKFVGELQLRFDAEGRVVAPKAVFSHLPDKHLLTLGIEEAEYWTVFPMEAEYDLDNIILSRLPPSSKYLYATYRINSILISGSAEDDSTGGPSSGLPLQIRSSLYNHTSGSYTNTTRDTIVMTIKGYFQLQSTPGLWYLGVQPGAIARAFYISHHNDVPVLDVAIGSVGRHFNYTAGQSIPVVVSSFTGSFIRLGISRTAGFEEASIESIAAATVVASNAEWPPKGPRSERPKFPTLNIFTVASGHLYERFLRIMMHTVMRTSSDVHGANTTRIKFWLIENFLSPQFKELVPLLAEHYGFDVGFVTYRWPWWLNKQTEKQRTIWAYKILFLDVLFPLNVDRVIFVDADQIVQADLHELYNMNIGAAAMAYTPFCREYPNDATTNFRFWDQGFWLSHLRGKPYHISALYLVNVQRLRAALGGDKYRATYARLSEDPGSLANLDQDLPNFMQDEMPIFSLPEEWLWCETWCAGESKARAKTIDLCNNPLTKIPKLENVRRIVDGWDEMDRELEDLSKQLLEKRNAELRDGAEKKKDKES from the coding sequence ATGAGCTGCTGCACGCTCAGGAGCAATGAAATTAGGCAATTGATtgtcttcatttttgttgcatCCATACATTGTCACGTGTTAACAGTGGAAGGCAAAGGCGTATATGTGAAGGTGGTGGCACCATGGACCGAAACTCCGTTACTTCAGGAGGGATGTGAGGCGGTAGCTTCACTTACCGTGCCGGTAGGGACTCAAACACATGATGATGCGCCCTCCGGGTTTTACAAATGCTTGGAAGATGTTTGGCTCCGAGCAGAAGCAACGAATAGGAGTGGTGGCGCCCGTACCATGACTCAGAAGGAACAGTACGACGTGCTGATGGATATAATGCAGAGCAACAAACACCCGCCACACCACGTGGCCTTCTTAACAACCAAACTAGCTGTCAGGATGCATTCCCCCACGGTGGAGGCGCATCGGCAGCTGGCGGGGAGGGCAATAAATCGCACGGGTGGATGTGCTGCTGAGGGAAGGCCTTTTGCGCTGATTGGAAACAAGGCGTTTTGCGACGAGCATAAACTTGCGAAGGAGCTCGAGTTGAAGGGGCCCAATGGCAGCGATGCCACTGGAGGTAAGGCTGACGGCGAGACTGAACTAAACGCGGATAACGCAATGAGTGTGATTGCCAATCTGGATCACGTTCATCCACATTTAAACGGTCCCAACCTTGTCATCATGTATGGTATCGTTGGGGAAGGGCAAACCATGCGACTCCTTCAGGCTGTGAAACGTCACAAGCAAACAACCAAGTTGGTGTTTCGGCACTTGCCCGTCTCAGGAAATCAGTGGAACGACATGCTGGCAGTTCAGGGGTACGGTGTCTCCGTTGACATAAAGAGCACTGAGTACAGAGCGGTGGATGATCGAATAGCTGGGGAATCTACCGCGAACTTGCAGCACAAACCGGGACGAAGGGATGTTTTAGGTGCCATGGGGAGTGGAGAAGAACATCTTCTAGGTGGATTTAACATATCTTTGTTACAGAGGCGATATCCCGACCAAAGTTTGCAACTGAGTCACTTTGAGGATGCCGTAGGTAAGAATATCGAGCAAGGAGTTAAGGTAGACCTTCATTCGTGGGAAAAGGCTCATATCGGTATTGCTGCTGCGCAATATGTTATGGATCCGAGCAGAAAACCGCTCCATGCGCTCTTAGACGTATTGACGAATTTTCCTAATTATGCGTCGCTCCTTTCTCGGATGAGTTTTGTTGCAGCTGCCAGAAAGGACCCAAAATTTGTTCGAGAATTGGATGCCATCGGAAGGAGCATGTATCACGGCGCCTCGCATGTTTTCCTTAACGGATGCGCGGTGACCACCGAAAACATTAACCTCTTTTACATgatggaaaaaatagaagagtaTGAGAGGTTACTTGATACCCTCAGCACGATCTTGGTTAGTCGTTCCGAACTTCATTCTTCCGACGACGCCACTCGGAACGGTAATACAGACATGACGGATGTAGTAAATGGGTTGGCCCGCATCCAATTTCAAGGGGAATCGCTGAGTGGTGGTAGTGGAGATACTACCGCCCGTGTGTGGCTACCACAAGACGCCGTAACTTGGTTCAACGACGTAGAAAATAATGCCTACTTGTACCGTCTTCCCACGACGCTCCGTTCGATGCTAAGGAATGGTGCGGCAGCTCCGACGCTGCCAAGGCGGAATGTTCTCCATGTTGTATGTATTGCGGACCCTACTACGTATGAAGGAATGGGTACCATCTTTGAGGTGGCGCGGAGAGCTCAGCAGCCCATACGCTTTGGCGTTGTATTCGTTGACAAAAATTGGAGTCCGGAGGTGACCTTGGTGGGTAAGAAATTCGACAAGGTTGCCGTCTCAGATGCATCGAAAGCTACACTACTGGTCGCGGCCACGGTTTGGGAGCTAATGCAAGGAGAGGCGGACCCTGCTGCGGTTTCCGATTTTCTTATGGCCATGACCAGGGAGATGATGGCTAAGCAAACCATCACAGAACTGAGCGTAAAGATGATCACGCAGTCCGTCCTGATGCAAGCAAGGAAGCGTGCAGTCGACGACGTGGTGCTTGACCCTGCGTTCATTACTCACTACGAGAAAACGCAAAAGATGGTGCGTACGTTGGGGTTTAGTAAGTTTCCAGTAGTGCTTCTCAATGGCCGAGTCCATACCGATATTTCGATCGTTCTTCAACACGGTATTTGGGAGGAGTTTGCACATTTACAGAAACTGGTGGAGATGGGTGCCTTAAGCGACGACGATGATAACCTCTATGAATCCGTTCTGGAGTTGAGCGGTGCCAGGACTCGCTATGTTGCGGCTCTTTTTGAGAACAAAACGTTTGCTGACTGGAGCCACAACTCGGTGTTGAGCTTCCTCCACAAGTACCCGTTTATATACCCGTCAACAAGTGGCATGAACGAAGTATCATTGGTCAGTGGTGTGTTAACCCTACACGTGCCCGTGACTGCACAAAGTTTACAGGCAACCCTCAATGCCGTACggtcccttcttctttgcaaaGGTGCTGACGAGACGTGTGGCCGAACACGACTGACGTTTGCTGTGTGCGGTACTTCACTGAAAACAAACTCCCGCACCGTTGTCGACGATTTGCACCTGCTGTTGCAGCACTGTGGGGTGGCGGACAAGTCGGAGTGTTTAAACTTGTTGCAAGAGTTTCTTCTCTCAACCTTTGAGCACAGCCACCCGGGATGGCAACTGGACGATCCAAAAAAGTACGAGCACGTGTTGAAAGGTGTTAAGTTCTCCGACCAACTACAAGCACTTTTCAGAGCATCTGCTGAAGGCAGCACCAGGGACCAAGCAGGGAAGCCTAATCAGTTGTTTTTACTCGCATCTGAGTTCTGCAGGGAGATGACTGGTAGTGTTTCGGCGGTGCACGAAATAACCCCGGGGAGTGTTCATTATTACGTAAACGGTCGCCTTTTTGTGTATGACAACTTTACTGAAGAGGACTTCGAAGTAGCAACCCTGGAAGGTGGCCATACCCCAAAGAAAGTATGGAATGTGCTTGAGGAAGCCACTTTTGTCGGTATGGACCCTGGTCTGGAAATACCCGGTAGTGACCAAAATTTTTATGCCTCCAGAATTGCCGCTGTTGTAGCGGCGTTGAGACGTGATGCGGCCAACAATGACCGTCGTGAGGAGCAAAAAACTCGGCTTCCCGTGAGCCCGGGCCCACTCTCATTTGTTGTGGGCGCGACCGAAAAGAGGGTGCCAAGGCATCGGCTTACGGTTGTGGTAGACCCCGTGGCCCGCGCGTCGCAGCAGCTTGTCTCCTTATGCAACTATATCTCTCAGTTGTCCATTGGAGCCGTCTGCACAGTGTATTTGAACCCTTCGTTAACGGTTGGGAACACGATACGTAATTACTACAAGTTTGTTGGCGAACTACAACTGCGTTTCGATGCTGAGGGACGTGTGGTAGCTCCTAAGGCCGTGTTCAGTCATCTGCCGGATAAACATCTGTTGACGCTAGGCATAGAAGAGGCAGAGTATTGGACAGTTTTCCCCATGGAGGCAGAATATGATCTCGATAATATTATTCTGTCGAGGCTCCCACCTTCATCGAAGTATCTCTATGCAACGTACCGTATTAACTCCATCCTCATTTCCGGGAGTGCCGAAGACGACAGCACAGGAGGTCCCTCCAGCGGACTTCCGTTGCAAATTCGTTCATCACTGTATAACCATACAAGCGGCAGTTATACCAATACGACGCGCGACACGATCGTCATGACGATCAAAGGCTACTTCCAACTTCAGAGCACACCAGGTCTCTGGTACTTGGGTGTGCAACCGGGGGCCATCGCGCGAGCGTTTTATATTTCTCATCACAACGACGTCCCAGTGCTTGACGTAGCAATCGGTTCTGTAGGGCGTCACTTCAACTACACCGCTGGACAAAGcattcctgttgttgtttcttcctttacgGGATCCTTCATTCGACTCGGTATATCGAGGACGGCAGGTTTTGAGGAAGCCAGCATCGAAAGCATCGCCGCCGCGACTGTCGTGGCGAGTAATGCCGAGTGGCCACCAAAGGGGCCGCGGAGTGAGCGTCCCAAATTTCCAACGCTTAATATTTTTACAGTTGCCTCTGGACATTTGTATGAGAGGTTCCTCCGCATCATGATGCACACCGTAATGCGCACCTCCTCAGATGTACACGGAGCTAACACAACGCGGATTAAGTTCTGGCTCATAGAGAACTTCTTATCACCGCAGTTCAAGGAGCTCGTGCCCCTGTTGGCAGAGCACTACGGTTTCGATGTAGGATTCGTTACTTACCGCTGGCCGTGGTGGCTAAACAAGCAAACGGAGAAGCAACGCACCATTTGGGCCTACAAGATTCTCTTCCTTGACGTTCTTTTCCCACTTAACGTAGACCGCGTCATATTTGTTGATGCGGATCAGATCGTGCAAGCGGACTTGCATGAACTGTACAATATGAATATTGGCGCTGCCGCAATGGCCTACACGCCCTTCTGCAGAGAGTACCCTAACGATGCCACAACAAACTTTCGGTTCTGGGACCAAGGGTTTTGGTTGAGTCACCTACGAGGAAAACCATATCATATCAGTGCACTTTATTTAGTCAACGTGCAGCGACTGCGGGCTGCGCTAGGCGGCGACAAGTACCGCGCAACGTACGCCAGGCTTAGCGAAGATCCCGGAAGCCTCGCCAATCTGGATCAGGATTTACCAAACTTCATGCAGGATGAGATGCCCATATTTTCACTGCCGGAGGAATGGCTCTGGTGTGAGACCTGGTGCGCAGGAGAGAGTAAGGCACGTGCCAAGACCATAGACCTCTGCAACAACCCTCTGACAAAGATACCCAAACTAGAAAATGTGCGGCGTATCGTTGACGGTTGGGACGAGATGGATCGGGAGTTGGAAGACCTTTCTAAGCAGCTTCTTGAGAAACGTAATGCAGAGCTCAGAGATggtgcagaaaaaaaaaaggacaaggaAAGTTAA